One part of the Anopheles coustani chromosome 2, idAnoCousDA_361_x.2, whole genome shotgun sequence genome encodes these proteins:
- the LOC131264538 gene encoding LOW QUALITY PROTEIN: uncharacterized protein LOC131264538 (The sequence of the model RefSeq protein was modified relative to this genomic sequence to represent the inferred CDS: inserted 1 base in 1 codon), with product MEKKLKAAQHKKKVALENIKSLERFVTTFSKDEVGQLPGALERLQQQKEDFFAAMAKLEELDDSSEALESCISDRIDMEERCQRLKAFLRTNLPKETPDSSMLANSTMAFGRPTATNLRLPKIELPTFDGDSTKWLSFRDRFVSMIDDSAELSSIAKLQYLLSSLKGDAALPFEHTPLTNENYAVTWKALLKRYDNTRSLIREYWRKLHFLPVVKSESVEDLTNLVDEFTRHLNGLAKLKEPVEAWDTPLSNMLLMKFDSETILAWEKHSVHFERDKYQELMKFVEDRIQILKSTKSLTIVEDSTIKVAGNARQNTSRRAITNTAAIHKSSGQPRCLLECAENHSLRMCPIFNGKDVQQRRGIVAKKRCCWNCLSNTHLAKDCKSDRSCRTCGERHHSLLHISSTISMGVNSEDETVFLETAVLHLVDDYGTRHEARALLDSGSMSNFISEAFARKLMASRSKVNVSISGIGMASQLVNGSIVATVQSKIQPFATQMEFLILNNPSADIPTTPTNVSSWRMPVDAVLADPSFYIPGRIDIVIGGDAFWEIHSGRKRSLGKGRPWLVETPFGWVVAGNTAQAAKEVPRICHVATSNTPLEVILNRFWECETLPNEATFSXEEDLCEKHYVSTTTRDAAGRYVVSLPFNSNANTILGASKEIADRRWAGMERRLNSNPQMKEAYIKFMKDYERLGHMKKLSEPVDDSVPHYYLPHHAVVKETSTTTKVRVVFDASCKTTSGFSLNDTLLIGPVVQQDLLWQGSKDCKSDRSCRTCGERHHSLLHISSTISMGVNSEDETVFLETAVLHLVDDYGTRHEARALLDSGSMSNFISEAFARKLMASRSKVNVSISGIGMASQLVNGSIVATVQSKIQPFATQMEFLILNNPSADIPTTPTNVSSWRMPVDAVLADPSFYIPGRIDIVIGGDAFWEIHSGRKRSLGKGRPWLVETPFGWVVAGNTAQAAKEVPRICHVATSNTPLEVILNRFWECETLPNEATFSAEEDLCEKHYVSTTTRDAAGRYVVSLPFNSNANTILGASKEIADRRWAGMERRLNSNPQMKEAYIKFMKDYERLGHMKKLSEPVDDSVPHYYLPHHAVVKETSTTTKVRVVFDASCKTTSGFSLNDTLLIGPVVQQDLLSIVMRFRAHAIAITADVEKMYRQFLHHAQDKNFLRIRYRENFAEPISTYELQTVTYGTASAPFLATRTLKQIANDHGEQYPRAVSPVLYDFYVDDLLTGADDQTDAIEIVSQVTEMLQSAGLSLKKWASNIPEVLSRIPPEDVAILPTYELRDAQCVSTLGLVWEPALDLLRFRIDLPSTAPIWTRRITMSYIAKIFDPLGLLGPAITVAKLFMQQLWLLKQDGKAWDWDVELPSQVQKEWHKFYSTLHLLREIGTMCGSTGNTLIPEGQPILKHYYTIHGMLDRFHDRDTLVEFLTSTLETICGK from the exons atggagaaaaaactcAAAGCGGCTCAGCATAAAAAGAAGGTTGCGTTGGAGAATATCAAATCGCTTGAAAGATTTGTGACCACGTTCTCCAAGGATGAAGTGGGTCAGCTTCCAGGTGCATTGGAGAGGCTTCAGCAGCAAAAGGAGGATTTCTTCGCAGCGATGGCGAAATTAGAAGAACTCGATGATAGCAGTGAAGCGTTGGAATCGTGTATCAGCGATAGGATTGACATGGAGGAGCGTTGCCAACGTTTGAAGGCATTCTTGCGGACGAATCTTCCGAAGGAGACACCAGATTCTTCGATGCTGGCAAACTCAACAATGGCATTTGGACGGCCAACTGCAACCAATCTTCGGCTTCCAAAAATCGAATTGCCTACGTTCGACGGTGACTCTACAAAATGGCTCTCGTTTCGCGACCGTTTTGTATCGATGATCGATGATTCGGCAGAATTGTCATCGATTGCTAAACTGCAGTATCTACTGTCATCTTTAAAGGGCGACGCTGCATTACCCTTCGAGCACACACCgttaacaaacgaaaactacGCGGTCACTTGGAAGGCGCTGTTGAAAAGATACGACAATACACGTAGCCTTATTCGTGAGTATTGGCGGaaacttcattttcttccggtgGTAAAATCAGAGAGCGTCGAAGATCTAACTAATTTAGTGGATGAATTCACACGGCATTTGAATGGTTTGGCCAAGCTGAAAGAACCTGTGGAGGCATGGGATACTCCTTTGTCCAACATGCTGCTGATGAAGTTCGACAGCGAGACCATTCTTGCGTGGGAGAAGCATTCCGTCCACTTCGAGCGGGACAAATATCAGGAACTGATGAAATTTGTCGAAGATCGGATCCAGATCCTCAAATCCACTAAAAGCCTTACCATTGTAGAGGATTCGACGATTAAGGTGGCCGGCAACGCACGGCAAAATACCTCACGGAGAGCCATTACAAACACCGCAGCCATTCATAAATCCTCGGGGCAACCACGGTGTTTATTGGAGTGCGCTGAAAATCACTCGCTACGCATGTGTCCAATATTCAACGGCAAGGATGTGCAGCAGCGACGCGGCATCGTGGCAAAGAAGCGCTGTTGCTGGAATTGCCTAAGCAATACGCATCTAGCGAAGGACTGCAAGTCGGATCGGTCCTGTCGCACGTGTGGGGAGCGTCATCATTCACTGCTACACATTTCTTCGACGATATCGATGGGAGTGAACTCGGAAGACGAAACGGTGTTCCTTGAGACGGCGGTGCTACATCTCGTCGATGACTACGGAACAAGGCACGAGGCGAGAGCGCTTCTCGATTCCGGATCGATGTCTAACTTCATCTCGGAAGCGTTCGCTCGGAAATTAATGGCCTCTCGGTCTAAGGTCAACGTTTCCATCTCTGGCATCGGTATGGCGTCGCAGTTGGTGAACGGGTCGATTGTGGCAACCGTCCAGTCGAAGATACAACCATTCGCGACTCAAATGGAATTCCTGATCCTGAATAACCCATCGGCGGACATCCCAACGACTCCCACTAACGTGTCTTCCTGGAGGATGCCGGTAGATGCAGTTTTGGCGGATCCATCGTTCTACATCCCAGGCAGAATTGACATCGTCATCGGGGGAGATGCGTTCTGGGAGATTCATTCCGGAAGGAAACGGTCGCTTGGCAAGGGACGTCCGTGGCTGGTCGAGACTCCCTTCGGTTGGGTCGTCGCGGGTAACACTGCCCAAGCTGCAAAGGAGGTTCCACGAATTTGCCATGTGGCTACGTCAAACACCCCACTGGAAGTGATCCTGAACCGGTTCTGGGAATGCGAAACCCTTCCCAACGAAGCAACGTTTT CCGAGGAGGACCTCTGCGAGAAACATTACGTTTCTACGACGACTCGGGACGCTGCGGGAAGGTATGTGGTTAGTTTACCGTTTAACTCGAATGCCAATACAATTTTAGGAGCTTCCAAGGAGATCGCCGATCGCCGGTGGGCGGGAATGGAACGTCGGCTGAATTCCAACCCGCAAATGAAAGAGGCATACATCAAGTTTATGAAGGACTACGAGCGTTTGGGGCACATGAAGAAACTTAGCGAACCCGTTGATGATTCAGTTCCGCATTACTATCTGCCGCATCATGCAGTAGTAAAGGAGACCAGTACGACCACTAAGGTTAGGGTTGTCTTTGATGCATCCTGCAAGACAACTTCCGGGTTTTCACTAAACGACACTTTGCTCATCGGTCCGGTAGTACAGCAAGATCTGCTTTGGCAAGGAT CGAAGGACTGCAAGTCGGATCGGTCCTGTCGCACGTGTGGGGAGCGTCATCATTCACTGCTACACATTTCTTCGACGATATCGATGGGAGTGAACTCGGAAGACGAAACGGTGTTCCTTGAGACGGCGGTGCTACATCTCGTCGATGACTACGGAACAAGGCACGAGGCGAGAGCGCTTCTCGATTCCGGATCGATGTCTAACTTCATCTCGGAAGCGTTCGCTCGGAAATTAATGGCCTCTCGGTCTAAGGTCAACGTTTCCATCTCTGGCATCGGTATGGCGTCGCAGTTGGTGAACGGGTCGATTGTGGCAACCGTCCAGTCGAAGATACAACCATTCGCGACTCAAATGGAATTCCTGATCCTGAATAACCCATCGGCGGACATCCCAACGACTCCCACTAACGTGTCTTCCTGGAGGATGCCGGTAGATGCAGTTTTGGCGGATCCATCGTTCTACATCCCAGGCAGAATTGACATCGTCATCGGGGGAGATGCGTTCTGGGAGATTCATTCCGGAAGGAAACGGTCGCTTGGCAAGGGACGTCCGTGGCTGGTCGAGACTCCCTTCGGTTGGGTCGTCGCGGGTAACACTGCCCAAGCTGCAAAGGAGGTTCCACGAATTTGCCATGTGGCTACGTCAAACACCCCACTGGAAGTGATCCTGAACCGGTTCTGGGAATGCGAAACCCTTCCCAACGAAGCAACGTTTTCGGCCGAGGAGGACCTCTGCGAGAAACATTACGTTTCTACGACGACTCGGGACGCTGCGGGAAGGTATGTGGTTAGTTTACCGTTTAACTCGAATGCCAATACAATTTTAGGAGCTTCCAAGGAGATCGCCGATCGCCGGTGGGCGGGAATGGAACGTCGGCTGAATTCCAACCCGCAAATGAAAGAGGCATACATCAAGTTTATGAAGGACTACGAGCGTTTGGGGCACATGAAGAAACTTAGCGAACCCGTTGATGATTCAGTTCCGCATTACTATCTGCCGCATCATGCAGTAGTAAAGGAGACCAGTACGACCACTAAGGTTAGGGTTGTCTTTGATGCATCCTGCAAGACAACTTCCGGGTTTTCACTAAACGACACTTTGCTCATCGGTCCGGTAGTACAGCAAGATCTGCTTTCGATTGTCATGCGTTTTCGGGCTCATGCGATAGCAATTACTGCAGACGTGGAGAAAATGTATCGTCAATTCCTTCATCACGCCCAAGACAAGAATTTTCTTCGCATTCGGTACAGAGAAAATTTCGCAGAACCCATAAGCACCTACGAACTACAAACGGTTACCTACGGCACGGCATCGGCACCATTCTTAGCTACACGAACTCTGAAGCAGATTGCAAACGATCATGGGGAGCAATATCCACGCGCAGTTAGCCCTGTACTGTACGATTTCTACGTGGATGACCTACTAACCGGTGCTGACGATCAAACAGATGCAATCGAAATAGTGAGCCAAGTTACAGAAATGCTGCAGTCAGCTGGTTTATCGCTAAAAAAGTGGGCATCGAACATACCTGAAGTGCTCTCTCGCATTCCACCAGAAGACGTAGCGATCTTACCAACATACGAATTACGAGACGCGCAATGTGTATCCACTCTCGGGCTTGTATGGGAGCCTGCCCTCGACTTGCTTCGGTTCCGGATCGATCTTCCATCTACAGCACCAATATGGACACGAAGGATAACAATGTCTTACATTGCAAAGATATTTGATCCACTCGGATTGTTGGGACCAGCCATAACAGTAGCCAAGCTATTCATGCAACAGCTTTGGTTGCTAAAGCAAGACGGGAAAGCTTGGGACTGGGACGTTGAGCTGCCATCACAGGTCCAAAAGGAATGGCACAAGTTTTACTCTACATTACATCTTCTTCGGGAA